In Gammaproteobacteria bacterium, the following proteins share a genomic window:
- a CDS encoding helix-turn-helix domain-containing protein: protein MNTSNLNHVLGEQLIDVRQAALMFNLPSYWLSQAKERQERRIPHYRVGKLVRFKPNELEAWIAAQQTSHEGGADA from the coding sequence ATGAATACCTCGAATTTGAATCACGTACTGGGCGAGCAGCTGATCGACGTGCGCCAGGCTGCACTGATGTTCAATCTGCCGTCGTATTGGCTCTCTCAAGCCAAGGAGCGACAGGAGCGTCGCATTCCGCATTACCGCGTCGGCAAACTGGTTCGCTTCAAACCCAACGAGCTGGAAGCCTGGATCGCTGCGCAGCAGACGTCACACGAGGGTGGTGCCGATGCTTGA